A window from Heteronotia binoei isolate CCM8104 ecotype False Entrance Well chromosome 15, APGP_CSIRO_Hbin_v1, whole genome shotgun sequence encodes these proteins:
- the LOC132583395 gene encoding olfactory receptor 2A25-like: MDLPLQILQNGTAVTEFILLGLSSNPEAQLILFGLFLLIYLVALLGNVLILLAISLDSKLHSPMYFFLGNLSVVDIGYTTCTVPKMLMNYLSQDKTISLSGCFSQMYFFISFAGIECLLLGVMAYDRYAAICHPLHYSVLMSHKVCASLAAAAWFLGLANSGVHSGLMSLLSFCRDNVIHHFFCDVPHLLQLSCSSTQINQIAVFMVGGSILIGSFLCTLVSYVNIITSILRINTKDGRLKAFSTCASHLIVVNVFYGTAIITYILPNSTSQKMALSVFYGIIAPMLNPIIYSLRNRDVQNVLWKEWAGHNRRNCF; the protein is encoded by the coding sequence ATGGATCTCCCACTCCAAATATTGCAGAATGGCACAGCCGTCACTGAATTTATACTCCTGGGACTCTCCAGCAACCCTGAAGCCCAGCTCATTCTCTTTGGTCTCTTCCTGCTCATCTACTTGGTGGCCCTGTTGGGGAATGTTCTTATCCTTCTTGCCATCAGCTTGGACAGCAAACTTCATAGCCCCATGTATTTCTTCCTAGGCAATCTCTCTGTAGTAGACATTGGGTATACAACTTGCACTGTCCCCAAGATGCTGATGAATTACTTGTCTCAGGACAAAACTATCTCTCTTTCTGGTTGCTTCTCCCAGATGTATTTCTTCATCTCTTTTGCTGGCATTGAATGCCTCCTGCTGGGTGTCATGGCCTATGACCGATATGCTGCCATTTGTCATCCACTACATTACAGTGTGCTTATGAGCCACAAAGTTTGTGCCTCTTTAGCAGCCGCTGCTTGGTTTCTGGGCTTGGCTAATTCAGGTGTGCATTCTGGCCTGATGTCCCTTTTGTCCTTCTGTCGGGACAATGTCATCCATCACTTTTTCTGTGATGTCCCACATCTTTTGCAGCTTTCTTGCTCCAGCACTCAAATCAATCAGATTGCCGTCTTCATGGTGGGTGGAAGTATATTAATTGGTTCCTTTCTGTGTACACTAGTCTCTTATGTCAACATCATCACATCCATCCTCAGGATCAATACAAAGGATGGACGCCTCAAAGCCTTCTCCACCTGTGCTTCTCACCTCATTGTGGTCAATGTATTTTATGGCACTGCAATCATTACATATATTCTCCCCAACTCTACTTCTCAGAAAATGGCCTTGTCTGTTTTTTATGGTATCATAGCACCTATGCTTAATCCAATCATATACAGCTTGAGGAACAGGGATGTACAAAATGTCCTTTGGAAAGAATGGGCAGGACATAACAGGAGGAATTGTTTTTAG